In the genome of Cryptomeria japonica chromosome 8, Sugi_1.0, whole genome shotgun sequence, one region contains:
- the LOC131078785 gene encoding uncharacterized protein LOC131078785 yields the protein MGQFTAGDCGIDCEIRENSRQVTAGLTARLERIRAVGEFTPFAYRDNFAWTHCTTIPGSTKVKCNWCEDDISGGIYRFKWHFSKERNNTEICKKCPVDVSYQEKQSLEGIAENKAKKARIGVELGSTSTNPRMHDLGEDGEDGSFGESGSTHNSIARGPNTGGGNTNAFFQPRTTPGSQTTLESTGWRKTVTEQAKKAIANYWYSSHMTFHASRNPYWQPMVDAIAVVGPGFQAPSYESLRVGMLKDAVEDVQDVVKQHRLQWARTNCSIMSDGWTDRRNQTLINFFVSFTDVGPQNVVQFITDNVVACVAAGRLLTDKYPSIFFTPCATHCLDLTLEDIEKIEWVKATFQKAHKVIKFVYNHTRVLAIVCSFTRGKELVRPRVTRFVTYFLALQTLCEQKEFLEPLVKVLRLVDGDKPPMGYVYEAMDRAKEVIRSKLENNRDRKTLISTWAKSGTIEECLPIDLDEIYPECKLIAADDVDDDDDVDDDYVVVDHPLEFEDFDIMRQANFRPEWVERIRTGSYPGASSSGPPAL from the exons ATGGGACAATTCACGGCAGGTGACTGCGGGATTGACTGCGAGATTAGAGAGAATTCACGGCAGGTGACTGCGGGATTGACTGCGAGATTAGAGAGAATTCGCGCAGTGGGAGAATTCACGCCATTTGCATATCGCGACA actttgcatGGACACATTGCACAACAATTCCTGGTAGCACGAAGGTCAAGTGCAATTGGTGTGAAGATGATATCAGTGGTggaatttatcgtttcaaatggcaTTTCTCAAAAGAACGAAATAACACCGAAATATGCAAAAAATGCCCTGTAGATGTCTCGTATCAAGAAAAACAATCTCTTGAAGGGATTGCTGAGAATaaggccaaaaaggcaagaattgggGTTGAACTAGGTTCTACTTCTACAAATCCTAGGATGCACGATTTGGGTGAGGATGGTGAAGATGGGAGTTTCGGGGAATCTGGGTCGACACATAATTCTATAGCACGTGGACCAAACACAGGTGGAGGAAACACAAATGCTTTCTTCCAACCTCGTACCACACCGggatcacaaaccactttggagagtacaggatggaggaaaactgTAACTGAACAAGCAAAGAAGGCAATTGCTAATTATTGGTACTCCTCTCACATGACATTCCATGCTTCCAGAAATCCATATTGGCaacccatggtagatgctattgcagTTGTAGGTCCTGGGTTTCAAGCCCCATCTTATGAATCATTGAGGGTTGGTATGTTGAaagatgcagtagaggatgttcaaGATGTTGTTAAACAACATCGATTGCAGTGGGCTAGAACTAATTGCAGCATCATGTCGGATGGTTGGACAGATAGAAGGAACCAAACTCTCATTAACTTCTTTGTCTCTT TTACAGatgtagggccacaaaatgtggttcaatttatcacaGACAATGTTGTTGCTTGTGTTGCTGCAGGGAGACTTCTGACAGATAAATATCCTTCCATATTTTTTACACCATGTGCAAcacattgccttgatctaaccctagaggacattgAAAAAATTGAATGGGTTAAGGCAACATTTCAGAAAGCTCACAAGGTTATCAAATTTGTTTATAATCACACAAGGGTTTTGGCTATAGTGTGCTCTTTCACAAGAGGCAAGGAGCTAGTTCGACCAAGAGTGACAAGATTTGTAACATATTTCCTTGCATTACAAACATTATGTGAACAAAAAG AATTTTTAGAGCCTTTAGTAAAAGTCTTGAGACTAGTGGATGGGGATAAACCCCCCATGGGATAtgtgtatgaggccatggatagggccaaggaggtgatAAGGAGTAAGCTAGAAAATAACAGGGATAG GAAAACACTAATTTCTACATGGGCAAAATCAGGAACTATTGAGGAATGCTTGCCAATTGACCTCGATGAGATATATCCAGAGTGCAAGTTGATTGCtgctgatgatgttgatgatgatgatgatgttgacgaTGATTATGTTGTTGTTGATCATCCGCTTGAgtttgaagattttgatatcatgaGGCAAGCCAACTTTCGTCCTGAATGGGTTGAACGAATTAGGACAGGCTCTTACCCAGGAGCTTCATCATCAGGGCCTCCtgccctctag